Proteins from a single region of Sphaerochaeta globosa str. Buddy:
- a CDS encoding inositol monophosphatase family protein, which produces MNEITAIEAILYDISAYVVERYGQRDTLIVSTKASPTDFLTEVDIAVQKRIVEHLMDIFPTDVLIGEESGLDYFKGSPPSRCWMVDPIDGTQNFLRGLFPEFGVSIGFLVDGNPVAGGVLFPVSQDLFLAERGSGSFRNGKRMHVSQVDSLEKARVDIDFGALSYRHNYRKHAQGLLDVVGQVRSYGCSVMGFCQVADGQQDAYIPFNVKPWDVAAGMLLVQEAGGKVTSFDGGAVNPFVSERIGIVANPLIHPLCVDILGGLE; this is translated from the coding sequence ATGAATGAGATTACTGCTATCGAAGCAATATTGTACGATATATCCGCCTATGTGGTGGAGCGGTATGGACAGCGTGACACGCTTATTGTATCGACTAAAGCCAGTCCGACTGATTTCTTGACTGAAGTGGATATTGCCGTCCAAAAACGTATTGTTGAACACCTCATGGATATATTTCCTACTGATGTTCTCATCGGCGAAGAGTCTGGATTGGATTATTTCAAAGGTTCCCCTCCCTCTCGATGCTGGATGGTCGATCCCATCGACGGGACACAGAATTTCCTTCGCGGGCTCTTCCCTGAATTCGGGGTGAGCATCGGCTTCCTGGTCGATGGAAACCCGGTTGCCGGGGGTGTGTTGTTCCCCGTCTCCCAGGACTTGTTTCTTGCTGAACGTGGATCAGGATCTTTTCGTAACGGCAAGCGCATGCATGTTTCTCAAGTCGATAGCCTAGAAAAAGCGCGTGTGGATATAGATTTTGGTGCCTTATCCTACCGCCACAATTACCGTAAGCATGCCCAAGGCTTGTTGGACGTTGTAGGGCAGGTACGTTCGTATGGTTGCTCGGTCATGGGCTTCTGCCAAGTAGCCGATGGACAACAGGATGCCTATATTCCCTTCAATGTAAAACCTTGGGATGTTGCTGCGGGAATGCTGCTGGTTCAGGAGGCTGGAGGGAAGGTTACTTCCTTCGACGGGGGGGCTGTGAATCCCTTCGTGTCTGAGAGAATCGGCATTGTAGCCAATCCTCTCATCCACCCCTTGTGTGTGGATATTCTGGGAGGCCTAGAATAG
- a CDS encoding AAA family ATPase yields MLSRFTVGNFLSFNKPQSFSMIASPVQKHKQRLFQAEDMKLLKFSSIYGANAAGKSNLVKAMAFARKIITQGTAESPNTSYYKLDPKAKDLPSYFEFEICIGGKLYSYGFEMIISEGEITEEWLILLGMSKNQELFSRNTTTGQYSYDTNLLANSEDIAHFGIYINDLKCVTNKLFLQDIITNKEAVYQKNEKLAILKQVYRWFEALDISFPDSLVSGYSCFSSTSTNEILQAIKTFATGISHVEARKVSKEKALEDVPAPFKKTIEKALEELNSEDNLAKDSPSSSAGMRISCNGKLYLVQMNRKEPEFNEITFEHNALKNVSFSMDEESDGTQRLFDMLTVLLCTKENAVFVIDEIDRSLHPQLTVHFIKNFLELVKKKQIQLIITTHESHLMDLSLLRQDEIWFVEKNRAGASMLIPFDRFKERFDKKIQKAYLDGRYGGVPLFDSFFFPKGFEVEDEDEQEEQP; encoded by the coding sequence ATGTTGTCAAGATTCACCGTAGGTAACTTTCTTTCCTTCAATAAACCCCAGAGCTTTTCCATGATAGCTAGTCCTGTACAGAAGCATAAACAGCGGCTATTTCAAGCGGAGGATATGAAGCTTCTGAAGTTCAGCTCAATCTACGGGGCGAATGCTGCAGGAAAGTCCAATCTTGTGAAGGCAATGGCATTTGCACGGAAGATCATCACCCAGGGAACCGCCGAGAGTCCAAATACTTCTTATTACAAACTTGATCCAAAAGCCAAAGACCTCCCATCCTATTTTGAGTTTGAAATCTGCATTGGCGGGAAGCTATACAGCTATGGCTTTGAGATGATTATTTCTGAGGGGGAAATCACTGAAGAGTGGTTGATCCTGCTGGGTATGAGCAAGAATCAGGAATTGTTTTCGAGAAATACTACGACCGGTCAATATTCGTATGATACGAACCTTCTTGCGAACTCAGAAGATATTGCTCATTTTGGCATCTACATCAATGATTTGAAGTGTGTTACCAACAAGCTTTTCCTGCAGGATATCATCACCAACAAAGAGGCTGTCTACCAAAAAAATGAAAAACTAGCAATCCTAAAACAGGTTTATCGCTGGTTTGAAGCTCTCGATATATCGTTCCCTGACTCTCTCGTTTCAGGATACTCTTGCTTCTCATCTACGTCTACGAATGAAATTCTTCAGGCCATCAAGACATTCGCAACGGGAATCAGTCATGTGGAAGCAAGGAAGGTGTCCAAAGAAAAAGCGTTGGAGGATGTTCCTGCACCATTCAAGAAAACGATAGAGAAAGCTTTAGAAGAACTGAATTCAGAAGACAATCTAGCAAAGGACTCTCCGAGTAGTTCAGCTGGAATGCGCATCAGCTGCAATGGAAAGCTCTACCTTGTTCAGATGAATAGGAAAGAACCGGAATTCAACGAAATTACCTTCGAGCATAACGCGTTGAAGAATGTTTCTTTCTCTATGGATGAGGAATCGGATGGCACCCAACGGTTGTTTGACATGCTCACCGTACTCTTATGCACTAAAGAAAATGCTGTATTTGTGATTGATGAGATCGATCGCAGCCTCCATCCGCAATTGACGGTTCACTTTATCAAGAACTTCCTTGAACTGGTGAAGAAGAAACAAATCCAGCTCATTATCACAACCCATGAAAGCCACCTCATGGACCTTTCTCTCCTGAGACAGGATGAGATTTGGTTTGTTGAAAAAAATAGAGCGGGAGCAAGTATGCTTATTCCTTTCGACCGCTTCAAGGAACGATTTGACAAGAAAATACAAAAAGCCTATTTGGATGGGCGGTACGGTGGAGTGCCTCTGTTTGATTCATTCTTCTTTCCTAAGGGATTTGAGGTAGAAGATGAAGACGAACAGGAGGAACAACCTTGA
- a CDS encoding RloB family protein: MRLEQPYGKRFNEILANTEPKHKYFIACEGKKTEYKYFRGLIEARDELGISPLIEVLPIRHSTGTNSHPLTIINEAKDVIEQCDSYFPDLDSVCIIVDRDRNSFTSAQFDEAISLCRRNDFKFIVSNPCIEIWLLFHYSDLATYDIQELLDNKKTGERTKTEITLKNDFLQGSYNKSRLHFERDFLPYVRNAVENSKKHVLIIDALKTKLGTNLGLLVEDILNQEGI; encoded by the coding sequence TTGAGGCTAGAGCAACCGTACGGGAAACGTTTTAACGAAATATTGGCAAATACTGAACCAAAGCACAAGTATTTCATTGCATGTGAAGGAAAAAAGACTGAATATAAGTACTTCAGAGGACTAATAGAAGCCAGGGATGAGTTAGGCATCAGTCCACTGATTGAAGTACTACCGATCAGGCATAGTACAGGAACAAACAGCCATCCATTGACCATAATCAACGAAGCCAAGGATGTGATTGAACAATGCGATTCGTATTTCCCTGATTTGGATTCTGTTTGTATTATTGTTGATCGTGACAGGAACAGTTTTACCTCTGCACAATTTGATGAAGCAATAAGCCTATGTCGACGCAATGATTTCAAATTTATCGTCTCAAATCCTTGTATAGAGATATGGTTACTCTTTCATTATTCGGACCTTGCAACGTATGACATCCAAGAACTTCTGGATAATAAGAAAACGGGTGAACGAACTAAAACTGAAATCACCCTTAAAAATGATTTTCTGCAAGGTAGTTACAACAAGTCCCGACTTCATTTTGAGAGGGATTTTCTTCCTTATGTTCGCAATGCAGTAGAAAATTCCAAGAAACATGTACTTATCATTGATGCGTTGAAAACAAAGCTTGGAACGAATCTTGGGCTATTGGTTGAGGATATTCTCAACCAGGAAGGAATTTAG
- a CDS encoding TfoX/Sxy family protein yields MSELIHLPNIGKVLEQHLIAVGIETAKQLQEIGAQEAFVRIRLYTDPTACIRVLYSLQGAILGIPDTQLSDETKTALKQFFRNLPDTLSRSSDKK; encoded by the coding sequence ATGAGTGAACTGATACATCTTCCTAACATTGGCAAAGTACTGGAACAACATCTGATTGCCGTTGGTATCGAGACTGCGAAGCAGCTTCAGGAAATTGGAGCACAGGAAGCATTTGTTCGCATTCGGTTGTATACAGACCCAACAGCATGTATCCGTGTGCTGTACAGTTTACAAGGTGCAATACTGGGCATCCCCGACACGCAACTTTCTGATGAGACGAAAACTGCTTTGAAACAATTCTTTAGGAACCTTCCCGATACCTTGTCCCGTTCCTCCGACAAAAAGTAA
- a CDS encoding nucleotidyl transferase AbiEii/AbiGii toxin family protein produces the protein MKSYRVSSEIEEIQALREITQEVILASLARTDFFNQAAFQGGTCLRIFYGLNRFSEDMDFTRIRGNPTFAWKAYLEQVIRDVASYGYTMEITDRQEIDSSVRLAFLKDDTVGKILQLQYAGKTSQLGKIKIKLEIDTNPPLGGTNELKYVDFPYISPVVVQTPDTLFAGKIHALLCRKYLKGRDWYDFIWYTSRKTAVNYQYLEKALQRSGPWEQTDIQIDHHWLHDRLSERIISIDWKEAALDVRRFIPIQDQFSLDYWSKEVFLQQLDKMKRS, from the coding sequence TTGAAATCATATCGGGTTTCATCAGAAATTGAAGAAATTCAAGCATTGAGAGAGATTACCCAGGAAGTGATTCTCGCATCTCTTGCAAGAACAGATTTTTTTAATCAAGCTGCATTTCAAGGGGGCACCTGCTTACGTATCTTCTATGGGCTCAATCGGTTCAGTGAGGACATGGATTTTACACGTATCAGGGGCAATCCAACGTTTGCTTGGAAAGCTTACCTGGAACAGGTGATACGCGATGTTGCGTCTTATGGCTATACTATGGAAATAACGGATAGACAAGAAATAGATTCAAGTGTTCGGCTTGCGTTCTTGAAAGACGATACTGTAGGAAAAATCTTACAATTACAATATGCAGGAAAGACAAGTCAGCTTGGTAAAATCAAAATCAAGTTGGAAATCGACACAAATCCTCCGTTAGGAGGAACAAATGAGCTGAAGTATGTAGATTTCCCCTATATTTCCCCGGTTGTAGTACAAACCCCTGACACACTTTTTGCAGGAAAGATTCATGCACTATTGTGTAGGAAATATTTGAAAGGCCGAGATTGGTATGACTTTATTTGGTATACATCGAGAAAGACAGCAGTGAATTATCAGTATCTGGAAAAGGCTTTGCAACGATCAGGACCTTGGGAACAAACTGATATTCAGATCGACCACCATTGGTTGCATGACAGGCTGTCTGAGCGAATTATCAGTATCGATTGGAAAGAGGCAGCCTTGGATGTCAGACGTTTCATACCGATACAAGATCAATTCTCACTTGATTATTGGAGTAAAGAAGTTTTCCTTCAACAATTGGATAAAATGAAAAGAAGTTGA
- a CDS encoding type IV toxin-antitoxin system AbiEi family antitoxin domain-containing protein encodes MNRLVKAILQQVPVPVFTTLEISHLVHGSANTRYALVKRAIDDGDIIHIKRGLYTLSPLYRKRELNPLCVSQLIVTLSYISLETALSLHGWIPEAVRSITAVTSRPSAEFDTPVGHFAYDRVPQKTLFAGVERIQDNAYSVWFRATGLKALADYVYLHGCTWTSSRTLLESLRIEEESLKEITQENFLELEGNYSNQRVVRFLEGLKKELFS; translated from the coding sequence ATGAATCGATTGGTGAAGGCAATTCTCCAGCAAGTCCCTGTCCCTGTGTTCACTACCTTGGAGATATCTCATCTTGTACATGGAAGTGCAAATACCCGGTATGCCTTGGTCAAGCGAGCGATTGATGATGGTGATATCATCCATATCAAACGTGGTTTGTATACCCTTTCTCCTCTGTACCGAAAGCGCGAGCTGAATCCTCTCTGTGTATCACAGCTGATTGTAACGCTCTCTTATATCAGTCTTGAAACTGCCTTGAGTCTCCATGGTTGGATACCTGAGGCTGTAAGGAGCATTACAGCTGTCACTTCCCGACCTTCAGCAGAATTCGACACACCGGTCGGACATTTCGCCTACGACAGAGTTCCTCAAAAAACCCTATTTGCAGGAGTCGAGCGCATCCAGGATAATGCATATTCAGTATGGTTTAGGGCAACCGGCCTGAAAGCACTTGCCGATTATGTGTACCTGCATGGGTGTACGTGGACTTCAAGCCGCACCTTGCTGGAATCCCTGCGTATTGAGGAGGAAAGCCTGAAAGAAATTACCCAAGAAAACTTTCTGGAATTGGAAGGCAATTATTCAAACCAACGGGTAGTCAGGTTTTTGGAAGGACTTAAAAAGGAGCTGTTTTCTTAA
- a CDS encoding carbohydrate kinase family protein: MRIHGAGCCLIDSIYMHCSYESEAFTALWSKERGDGGLIEGGLVFTEDLEKFASTSHHQIINSLSGGRQADGKNLGGPAVVSLVHAAQILADKHVEVCFYGAVGNDSNADLVRNTISKTPLHAVLKSVEGMSTPTTEVFDDPSMRKGKGERSFINTIGAAHAFSSQDLPPSFYDADIILLGGTALVPGLHDEMHEVLKKAKENNCITVVGTVYDFRNEKESNTGRWPLGIQPSYPYIDVLVSDEEESLRLTGTNSVEGAARALIEFGVGAFIITRGALPMLVWSRGTLIEKTSQKTMPVSAYMDTLMEKDPSLRKDTTGCGDNFLGGVLVSIAQQMGKAELISMVDICAWGAASGGFACTYHGGTYLEKESGDKKKHLLPVVQAYLGAVRSERCV; this comes from the coding sequence ATGCGCATTCATGGAGCGGGTTGTTGTCTGATAGATTCCATCTATATGCATTGTTCGTATGAGAGTGAGGCTTTCACTGCGCTGTGGAGCAAGGAACGTGGTGATGGGGGACTTATTGAGGGTGGCTTGGTGTTTACGGAGGATTTGGAGAAATTCGCCAGTACATCCCACCATCAGATTATCAATTCACTCAGTGGTGGACGACAAGCGGATGGCAAGAATCTCGGTGGTCCTGCCGTGGTCTCGTTGGTGCATGCTGCTCAGATTCTCGCAGATAAGCATGTGGAAGTCTGCTTTTATGGCGCAGTAGGCAACGATTCCAATGCCGATTTGGTTCGTAATACCATCAGTAAAACACCTTTGCATGCAGTTTTGAAATCGGTGGAAGGAATGAGTACTCCAACAACAGAAGTATTCGATGATCCGTCTATGCGTAAAGGCAAGGGGGAACGCTCCTTTATCAATACCATAGGAGCGGCACACGCCTTCAGCTCACAAGACCTGCCTCCTTCCTTTTACGATGCTGACATCATCCTTTTAGGCGGTACTGCTCTGGTCCCTGGTTTGCATGATGAAATGCATGAGGTCCTTAAGAAGGCTAAGGAAAACAATTGCATTACCGTTGTAGGAACAGTCTATGACTTCCGTAATGAGAAAGAAAGCAATACCGGGCGATGGCCATTGGGTATTCAGCCTTCCTATCCATATATCGATGTACTTGTCAGTGATGAAGAAGAATCACTCAGGCTCACCGGAACCAATTCGGTTGAGGGCGCAGCACGGGCACTCATCGAGTTCGGTGTAGGTGCATTCATCATCACCAGGGGTGCTCTGCCCATGCTGGTATGGTCGAGAGGAACCTTGATCGAGAAGACATCGCAGAAAACTATGCCCGTGAGTGCCTATATGGATACGTTGATGGAAAAAGATCCCTCTTTGCGCAAGGACACCACCGGTTGCGGTGATAATTTTCTTGGCGGAGTATTGGTTAGTATTGCACAACAAATGGGGAAAGCAGAACTTATATCCATGGTAGATATCTGCGCTTGGGGAGCTGCCTCCGGAGGTTTTGCCTGTACCTATCATGGGGGTACGTATCTGGAGAAAGAATCTGGCGATAAGAAGAAACATTTGCTGCCTGTAGTCCAAGCCTACCTTGGGGCTGTCAGGTCGGAGAGGTGCGTATGA
- a CDS encoding mannitol-1-phosphate 5-dehydrogenase, producing the protein MKPLFVQWGGGNIGRSFIAQVFSRAGFRIVIIDINQKLVDALNHEGSYTIEAVFDESVATLLIDDVSAIHASDQDGINKAVGDASFLGVSVGRSAWPHIAPSLAEAISYRYVLHPDNQLDILLAENIHGCREYAKALLQPYLNSLVLLDEYVGLAETSIGKMVPIQDPSKFLTLRSEPYNELILDATAFHHPLPPSADIHPVQPIAAYVDRKLFIHNMGHSATAYLGFALHPDRRTIAEVLQDTLVRTEVQKAMYQSRDVLLALHPGVFVQSALDDYIHDLLGRFSNHALRDTVHRVGRDLKRKLRFDDRLLGIIIEAEKLGLKWDSIGRAYILGLAFDAPDEAGNPYPEDIVFLQSLSKLSWIEKIYHAASWNESSLDKELIKKIAGKLKLLQ; encoded by the coding sequence ATGAAACCACTTTTTGTGCAATGGGGTGGGGGGAATATCGGGAGGTCGTTCATCGCCCAAGTATTTTCTCGCGCCGGCTTCAGAATTGTAATCATCGATATCAATCAGAAATTGGTAGACGCCTTGAATCATGAGGGAAGCTATACCATCGAGGCGGTGTTTGATGAGAGCGTTGCAACGCTTCTCATCGATGATGTCAGTGCTATCCATGCTTCCGATCAGGATGGTATCAACAAGGCCGTCGGAGACGCTTCTTTCTTGGGTGTATCGGTAGGGAGGAGCGCATGGCCGCATATAGCACCATCGCTGGCTGAAGCTATCTCCTATCGATATGTACTCCATCCTGACAACCAGCTGGATATACTACTTGCTGAGAATATTCACGGATGCAGGGAGTATGCCAAGGCTCTTTTACAGCCGTATCTCAATTCTCTCGTGCTGTTGGATGAGTATGTCGGTCTGGCTGAAACAAGCATCGGAAAGATGGTTCCCATCCAGGACCCCTCCAAGTTCCTTACGCTACGTAGCGAACCCTACAATGAGTTGATTCTTGATGCAACGGCATTCCATCACCCACTCCCACCGAGTGCAGATATCCACCCGGTTCAGCCTATAGCAGCATATGTCGACCGCAAACTCTTCATTCATAACATGGGGCACTCAGCAACGGCGTATCTGGGCTTTGCACTACATCCTGACCGACGGACGATTGCAGAAGTACTACAGGATACCTTAGTCCGTACGGAGGTGCAAAAGGCGATGTATCAGAGCAGGGATGTACTACTTGCACTGCATCCAGGAGTCTTTGTACAGTCGGCGTTGGATGATTACATCCATGATCTGCTGGGGCGATTCTCAAACCATGCACTTAGGGATACGGTGCATCGGGTTGGGCGGGACCTCAAACGTAAGCTTCGTTTTGATGACCGGCTGCTTGGTATCATTATAGAGGCTGAAAAGCTAGGCCTGAAATGGGATAGCATAGGCAGAGCATATATTCTGGGGCTCGCCTTTGACGCCCCGGACGAAGCAGGGAACCCGTATCCTGAGGATATAGTCTTTCTTCAGTCACTCTCCAAACTTAGTTGGATTGAGAAAATCTATCATGCTGCAAGCTGGAATGAGAGTTCGCTGGATAAGGAGCTTATCAAGAAAATTGCCGGCAAGCTCAAACTCCTGCAGTAA
- a CDS encoding ABC transporter substrate-binding protein, whose amino-acid sequence MPESTPNKHLLLFFLLPLLILLTSLAIGIGVYRQKTVVIELSLYSGNSWGVPQNFAYAIYDKAVELFEQQYADKGYRVNLRTGMMYKDYSEWFAQQVLKGKEPDLFLIIEEDFTTFAAIGLLEELDPYIKKSDLSKDAFFSNALEAGQYQGSQYALPIGIVPSFLIYNIDLLDSLNLDINLQNWTWDQFYHLCSQITSDLNGDSILDRFGVEGYDWHQAFYTNDNVLFNEKSSQAGFNPQFMAEMIDFLKKMHALNQGMVIREGMFEMGRVGFKTFNLSEFRVYGSYPYRILRYGDFDWKAIPFPHGPNGSSKSKLYTVQLGMSSRSRHKDVAFEFLRFISSDEEFQYQIWEYSNMLPVNREAFDRIYHSGIMQRDGMRPLDRDFIESVIADSYIDPDFKKYPVIDDYITQRIFKIIAQDEDIHAGIGDLRQLINDLLQENTTVQSVSR is encoded by the coding sequence ATGCCTGAATCCACGCCGAACAAGCATTTGCTACTTTTCTTCCTGCTTCCTCTCCTTATCCTGTTAACGTCACTGGCAATTGGAATCGGAGTATATCGGCAAAAGACAGTTGTTATTGAGTTGTCCCTCTACTCCGGCAACAGCTGGGGAGTCCCCCAGAACTTCGCGTATGCAATATATGACAAGGCTGTTGAATTATTTGAGCAACAGTACGCAGACAAAGGTTATCGGGTGAACCTTCGCACTGGCATGATGTATAAGGATTATTCGGAATGGTTCGCTCAACAAGTGCTCAAAGGTAAAGAACCTGACCTCTTTCTGATAATTGAGGAAGATTTCACCACCTTTGCAGCAATCGGGCTTTTAGAGGAGCTCGACCCATATATCAAGAAAAGCGACCTCTCCAAGGATGCGTTTTTCAGCAACGCCCTCGAAGCAGGTCAATATCAAGGTTCTCAATATGCACTACCTATCGGTATTGTTCCCTCATTTCTCATCTACAATATTGATCTCCTGGACTCATTGAATCTGGATATCAATCTGCAGAATTGGACGTGGGACCAGTTCTATCATCTTTGTAGCCAGATTACCAGCGATTTGAATGGGGATAGCATACTCGACCGGTTCGGGGTGGAAGGCTACGACTGGCACCAAGCTTTCTATACCAATGACAATGTCCTGTTCAATGAGAAAAGCTCCCAAGCAGGTTTCAATCCTCAATTCATGGCTGAGATGATTGATTTTTTAAAAAAGATGCATGCCCTGAACCAAGGAATGGTGATTAGGGAGGGGATGTTTGAGATGGGGAGAGTAGGATTCAAGACTTTCAATCTCTCTGAATTCCGTGTCTATGGTTCGTACCCCTATCGCATCCTCAGATATGGAGATTTCGATTGGAAAGCGATTCCCTTCCCGCATGGTCCGAATGGCAGCAGCAAATCCAAGCTCTATACCGTTCAACTAGGCATGAGCTCGCGATCCCGCCATAAGGATGTTGCATTTGAATTCCTGCGCTTCATTTCCAGTGACGAGGAATTCCAGTACCAGATCTGGGAATATTCCAACATGCTTCCGGTAAACCGAGAGGCTTTCGACCGAATCTATCATTCAGGTATTATGCAGCGTGATGGTATGCGTCCTCTAGACAGAGACTTCATTGAATCAGTAATTGCTGATTCCTATATCGACCCCGATTTTAAAAAGTATCCGGTGATCGACGACTATATTACCCAGAGAATTTTCAAGATTATCGCCCAGGATGAGGATATTCATGCTGGAATCGGTGATTTGCGTCAGCTTATCAACGACCTGCTTCAAGAGAATACAACAGTACAAAGTGTAAGCAGGTGA
- a CDS encoding response regulator has translation MISVLIADDQELIRESLEIIISIDPQFRIVGAAKDGREVVEMAKTLRPDVILMDIRMPEINGLECVKIIKQKDNTIKIIMLTTFDDDQYVYEAVKYGADGFLLKGISKHDLLSSIATVHAGGTIVDPHTAQKIFSLFSRLATTPFRSMQEPDETFKALTAQELRIMQLIGKGLSNKEIMTEVNFSEGTVRNYISNILKKLDLRDRTQIAILAIQSGLMLKNLENIDA, from the coding sequence ATGATCAGTGTATTAATAGCGGATGATCAGGAGCTCATCAGGGAGAGCTTGGAAATCATCATTAGCATCGACCCTCAATTTCGAATTGTAGGAGCTGCAAAAGATGGCCGGGAAGTGGTCGAAATGGCCAAGACTTTACGTCCCGATGTAATTCTCATGGACATCCGGATGCCTGAAATCAATGGTCTGGAATGTGTGAAAATCATCAAACAGAAGGACAACACGATCAAGATCATCATGCTCACTACCTTCGACGACGACCAGTATGTATACGAGGCAGTCAAATACGGAGCGGATGGATTCCTACTCAAAGGGATATCAAAACATGACCTGCTTTCCAGCATCGCAACCGTACATGCAGGGGGAACGATTGTCGACCCACATACTGCACAAAAGATATTCAGCCTTTTCAGCCGCCTGGCAACCACTCCCTTCCGCTCGATGCAGGAACCGGATGAAACCTTCAAGGCACTAACAGCCCAGGAATTGAGAATTATGCAACTCATCGGGAAAGGGCTGTCCAACAAGGAAATCATGACAGAAGTCAATTTCTCAGAGGGAACAGTTCGTAATTATATCAGCAACATCCTGAAGAAATTGGACTTGCGTGACCGTACCCAGATAGCCATCTTGGCCATCCAATCCGGTCTCATGCTCAAGAATCTGGAGAATATCGATGCCTGA
- a CDS encoding sensor histidine kinase: protein MDKPISYVYNIILILNLVIIGLLSMVMYQTTYLICDTDQARIFLEQARYLPHVPWHVPVYAIGSFFLLALSSFFKRYLAESHSLLSFLLFVLDIFIAFFIAYNINFSYKGLFLFIGVGAFFFMGNLRHRYLGIILAMLGYIFSDYDIISVRLNLVSLQDYISFYSPSTQIPLYSLRSTLESLNLMMVILFFQLFIQSKVRENKEFIKVNNELADKLHQLEILQVKLEESARLKERNRLAHEIHDILGHSLTSISIGLEACLELSREAAGELYRRLSKIKRVTDKGLNEIRRSVRELKSDSIEKSSLLSAVQELINDANGLGDRIVSFSIHGNVIDLDEDEEQTVYRLVQESLTNSLRHSGGADIEVVFSYATHLLNVIISDSGKGCHSIHKHFGLEHIEEQMALLGGTVTFETAEGKGFKTKATIPLRKGGFPS from the coding sequence ATGGATAAACCGATTTCTTACGTCTACAACATCATTCTAATTCTCAATCTCGTAATCATCGGATTGTTATCGATGGTGATGTATCAAACCACCTACCTTATCTGTGATACAGACCAGGCGCGGATTTTTCTTGAACAAGCACGCTATCTTCCCCATGTACCTTGGCATGTACCTGTCTATGCAATCGGCAGCTTCTTTCTGCTTGCCTTATCCAGCTTTTTCAAACGCTACCTCGCCGAGTCTCATTCCTTGCTATCCTTCCTGCTCTTCGTCCTGGATATTTTCATTGCTTTCTTCATTGCCTACAATATCAACTTTTCCTACAAAGGCTTGTTTCTCTTCATAGGAGTCGGAGCTTTCTTCTTCATGGGCAACCTCCGGCATCGATATCTTGGGATTATCTTGGCAATGCTTGGGTATATTTTCAGCGATTATGACATTATCTCGGTACGATTGAATCTGGTCTCCTTACAGGACTACATCAGTTTCTACAGTCCGAGTACCCAAATTCCCCTATACAGCTTACGCAGCACCCTGGAATCCTTGAATCTCATGATGGTCATTCTCTTCTTCCAACTCTTCATCCAGAGCAAAGTGAGAGAAAACAAGGAGTTCATCAAGGTAAATAACGAACTGGCTGACAAGTTGCACCAACTTGAGATTTTGCAAGTAAAACTTGAGGAATCAGCACGGCTTAAGGAACGCAATCGACTAGCCCATGAAATCCACGATATTCTCGGACATTCGCTGACCAGTATCTCTATCGGTCTTGAGGCTTGCCTTGAACTTTCGAGAGAAGCGGCAGGAGAACTCTATAGGCGTCTTTCAAAAATCAAGCGAGTGACAGACAAGGGACTCAATGAAATACGACGTTCGGTGCGAGAGCTTAAGAGTGATTCAATCGAGAAATCTTCCTTACTCAGTGCCGTTCAGGAACTCATCAACGATGCAAATGGTTTAGGAGACCGTATTGTAAGCTTTTCCATCCATGGCAATGTGATTGACTTGGATGAGGATGAGGAACAGACAGTATATCGCTTGGTACAGGAAAGCCTGACCAATTCCCTCAGACACTCCGGGGGGGCCGATATTGAAGTTGTTTTCTCCTATGCTACACACCTGCTGAATGTTATCATCTCCGATTCCGGCAAGGGATGCCATTCCATCCATAAGCACTTCGGATTAGAGCATATTGAGGAGCAAATGGCATTGTTGGGAGGAACCGTAACATTTGAAACCGCCGAGGGTAAAGGATTCAAGACCAAAGCTACCATTCCACTTCGAAAAGGAGGATTCCCGTCATGA